The sequence CTCGTCTAAACATTTTGTTGTATTAATTGAGAGAGTTGTGTGAAAGATAACATATCCTTAATTGCTGCCGCTGCTGGTGGATTCATGCTTTCTGTCGCCTTGGCGGGGATTTTACGCGGTGCACCGGTCGCTGCGTGGTCAGGACAATCGAGTATTCGCGTAGCTAATGTTACTAATTCCTCAGTTACCCCAATCACGAGTTATCAGCGCCAGTCTTGGTGATGAGAGAGAAAACACAAATAACAAATAACAAATTACCTTGAGTTAATATAACCTTTGGTGTGAGTGTGGAAATGTGTTGGATTCTCAAGTAATTGGTATTGATTTGGGTGGGACAGCGATCAAGCTGGGACGATTCAACCGAGATGGGATTTGCTTGCAATCTTTGAGTGTGGCGACTCCCCAACCAGCTACACCAGAGGCGGTGTTGGCGGTGATGGTAGATGCGATCGCTCAAATTGATTCGCAAGATCAAACTGTGGCGATCGGTGTGGGTACGCCGGGCCCGGCTGACGCTGCAGGGCGAATTGCTAAAATTGCGATCAACTTACCAGGATGGGTTGATGTGCCCTTGGCTGATTGGTTGGAAGTAAAAATTGGCAAACCTACTGTTGTCGCTAATGATGCTAATTGTGCAGGATTAGGCGAAACTTGGTTAGGCGCTGGTCGCCACTTTCGCAATTTGATTTTATTAACGTTGGGGACTGGCGTCGGTGGAGCTATTATTATTGATGGCAAACTGTTTGTCGGTCATCAAGGCGCTGCTGGGGAATTGGGTTTAATTACTTGCAACCCTAATGGCCCCAAATGTAACAGTGGTAATCAAGGTTCTTTGGAGCAATATACCTCAGTCACCGCCATTCGTCGCCTCACTGGCAAAGACCCGGCACAATTGGGTGCCCTTGCCCAAGCTGGTGATGCGGAGGCGTTGACATTTTGGCGAGAATATGGTAAGAGTTTAGGTATAGGGTTAGTGAGCTTAATCTACGTCCTCACACCAGAAGCAATTATCATCGGCGGTGGTGTCAGCGCTAGTTTTGGGTTTTTTTTCCCAACCCTGAAAGCAGAAATTGAGCAGCGAGTCACCCCCATGTCACGGCTGGGTTTGCAGGTTTTGCCAGCGGAATTAGGAAATTCTGCAGGTATGTTAGGCGCAGCGAAGTTGGCTTTATCAATTCCTAATTCAGCTTATTCCTTTTAGGACAGAGAATATCCAGTGGTTTTTTGGACGAATTGCATGATTTTTTGATATGATTCTGGATTGCTGACGGGATTAATGATAATGGGGATAGTGCCGTCGGGCAACCAAAAAGTAATCCTGCCATTGGATTCCTGACAAAATGAACTAATACACTTCAAATTAACTACATATTCGTTTTTTTCATACATTATTGTCACCCAGTGGGCGCTGTCGATTTCTAACTCTGTCACGAGTTTGATATATTTGATAATTTTTTGATAATCTTCTATATTCCCTTGTGGACTAATGACTATGGGAATGGCAGAATCTGGTAACCAAAAAGTGACCCTGCCATTACTTTCATAGCAGAAAGCGTTGACACGGTCAAAATTGATGACAAATTCTTTCCTTTCGTAAAGGATTTTCACCCAGTACGCCACAAAGTCTCCTCAAATCCCAAGTTGATGAATCATGAACACCAATCACATCACAAAATTTTCTCAAGTCCCACATAAATATTTTTATTAATTTATAAAAATTCACAATTCCCTGTCTCACCAAAGATATTGAATTGTGAATTTTCAGATCTTGAGAAAATTTGCATCAGCAATTAGACATAATCAAGTGTAACTATGTTTTCTTCATGCTTCATAGGTGATGCTGTACCCTGATAGCTAATTTAGTGTTGCTGTACTAGAGGTGGAATCGAACGAGAAATAGCAGCTTCCATAAATCCTCTAAATAAAGGATGAGGATTGCTAGGACGGGATTGAAACTCTGGATGGAATTGACAAGCTAGGAAGAATGGATGTTTGGGTAATTCGACGATTTCCACTAAGCGACCATCGGGGGAAGTACCACTGATTAAATAGCCAGACTCTAACAATAACTGGCGATAAGCATTGTTGAACTCATACCGATGGCGATGCCTTTCATAAATCACTTCATCTTGATAGAGTTTAGATGCTAAGGTGTTGGGGAGGATGCGGCAAGGATAAATTCCCAAGCGCATTGTACCGCCTAAATCGACTACATCTTGCTGTTCTGGTAATAAGTTAATTACTGGTGCGGTGGTGCGAGGATCAAATTCAGCACTATTAGCATCGGTTAATCCTTCGATGTTCCTCGCCCATTCAATCACGGAACATTGCATTCCTAAGCATAAGCCTAAAAAAGGAATTTGGCGATCGCGGGCGTATTTAATCGCGGCAATTTTACCATCTACACCGCGAATCCCAAACCCTCCTGGTACAACCACACCATCAACACCATCTAAATGGTGTTCTGCTGATTCAGTTTCTAAGGTTTCCGAGTTCACCCACCGTAAGCGCAGTTGTCCGTGTGTAGAAATGGCTGCATGGTGTAAGGCTTCCACTACTGATATGTAAGCATCACCCAAGCGGACGTATTTTCCGACAATGGCGATTTCTACAGTGTATTTGGGACTGCGTAACTTTTGCACCATTGTTTGCCACTGTACCAAATTCGGGTGGCGTTGTTCCATGTGCAGCAAATTCAGGACTTGCTCCGCCATGCCTTCCCGTTCTAGCATCAGTGGAACCTCATAAATGCTTTTGGCATCTTGAGAAGTGATGACACATTCTTCCGCGACATCACAAAATTCTGATAATTTTTGTTTTAAGCCAGGGGGTAGCGGGCGATCGCACCGACAAACTAGAATATCAGGTTGAATGCCGATAGAGCGTAATTCCTTGACAGAATGTTGTGTCGGCTTAGTCTTCATTTCCCCCGCCGAAGCAATCCACGGTAGCAAGGTAACATGGGTATACAACACATTCTGCCGTCCCACTTCCTTGCGGAACTGGCGAATTGCTTCCAAAAACGGCAAAGATTCGATATCTCCCACCGTTCCGCCAATTTCCGTAATTACCACATCCGGGCTGATATCTTCCGCAATCCGCAAAATCCGGTCTTTAATTTCATTGGTGATGTGGGGTATCACCTGCACCGTGCCACCATTATAGTCACCGCGCCGCTCTTTATTAATTACCGATTGGTAAATTGCGCCGGTGGTGACACTATTCAACCGTGACATCGATGTATCGGTGAAGCGTTCATAATGTCCCAAGTCTAAATCTGTTTCCGCGCCATCTTGGGTAACAAACACTTCCCCATGTTGAAAGGGACTCATTGTGCCCGGGTCAACGTTAATATAAGGATCTAGTTTCAGAATCGAGACAGAATAATCACGCGACTTGAGCAATCGTCCCAGACTTGCTGCTACAATTCCTTTGCCGATACTGGAGACTACCCCCCCAGTTACAAAGACAAACTTAGTCATAGTAGTTTAAATTTCGAGCAACTTCTAAAAATACATCTCGTCGTCTGAAGCATGAAGTATGAAGTAAAAAATTTCCGACTTCATCATATCCTGGTAATTGTGCCACAGTGATTGTTCTGAAATCTTCTGTGATCTTGCTGTGAAAAGACTCTTAGGATTAGTAATATTAAGCTGTAGTGTCACCTCCTCGGTAGCATTGGCTCAGTCACCTCTAACAGTTGTTTTTCCTCGGAAAAACCATCAAACAAGTTCGGAAAAAATTTTTTTGCTAGGTACAGCCCCACCTGATGGGCAGGTTTTCATCAATGGTAAGCCAATTACCCGCAGCAAAGCCGGACATTTCGCACCTAGTTTCCCCTTGCAATTAGGAGAGAATTTGTTTACCATCCGTCACCGCGATCAAGAACTCCAGATTCAGGTGACAAGGCTGACAACTCAGCCGCAGTTACCAGAGGGGTTAGCCTTCGCCAAAGATTCTCTCACTCCGTCTGCCGACATTGCTAGGCTACCAGGGGAACTAATTTGTTTTAGCGCCATTGCACCCTCTAGAGCCGATGTTTCCGTTAACCTAGCTAATCAAACAGTTGCGCTTTCATCTCAACCGTCACAGGCACAACTTCCCCATAATTTGGCGGCTTTGACTGGGAGAAATCAACCTGCTAACCAGTCTACCGCAGTCAAGTATGAAGGTTGCACCATAATACAACAGTCTGATTCCCTAATTTACAGTAACAATATATTTTCCAGTCCTGCCATTGCTAATTCCGGTCAAAATATCGATTTAGGTACACCAAAATTTCAGCTTACCCTCGATGGAAAGACCATAACTCAGTCAGGGACTGGTAAAATTCAAATCTTGTCCACAGCCAAGTTACCAGTTGTGGAGGTGAGCGCAGATTCAGGAGTGGCGCGTACTGGGCCTAGCACTGATTATTCTAGACTGACACCACTACCCAAGGGAACAAGAGCCGCAGTCACAGCTAAGGAAGGTGATTGGTTACGTCTGGATTTTGGTGCTTGGATTAATAGTCAGGAAACTAAAACTTTACCGGGTGCTGTTTCTCCACGGACAATCATTCGCAGTGTGGTATATCGTCAAGTCTCTGGTGCAACAGAGGTGATTTTTCCTTTGCAAGTTTCTGTGCCTGTGAAGGTTCACCAAGGAGACAAGTTTTTTGCTCTGACTCTTTATAATACCACTGCCCAAACCGATATTATTCGCACTAATGACGACCCGATAATTTCGCGTCTCGATTGGCAACAAGTATCTCCAGGACAGGTGCAATATACCTTCAATCTGAAAAAATCTCAACAATGGGGATATAAACTCAGATATGAAGGTACAAGCTTGATATTAACCTTGCGTCATCCACCAGTAGTCCAAAAAATTAAAAATCAGCCTTTGTTAGGCATGAAGATTGTACTAGATCCTGGACATGGTGGCAAAGAATCAGGTGCCAGCGGCCCGACTGGATATTTGGAAAAAGATCTGAATCTGGTGGTGTCGAAGTTGTTGCGTGATGAGCTGGTGAAGCGCGGAGCGACGGTGGTAATGACGCGGTTAGATGATCGGGATGTATCGTTGGTAGAAAGGCAGGCAATTATTAGTCAAGCAGAACCTGCGATCGCTGTTTCTATTCATTACAATTCTTTACCCGATGATGGTGATGCTCAAAATACTCAAGGTTTTTCTACCTTTTGGTATCATCCGCAAGCACATAGTTTATCAGTATTTCTACATAACTATATAGTGAAAAATTTAAAAAGACCATCCTACGGTGTGTTGTGGGATAACCTCGCACTCACACGCCCCAACATAGCCCCATCAGTATTGCTAGAGTTAGGTTTTATGAGCAACCCTGAGGAATTTACCTGGGCTACGAATCCGCAAGCACAGCAGAAAATGGCGCAAGCAATAGCTGAGGGGATTACTGAGTGGTGGCAAAATGTGCGGTAGAATTTTGTTTTATCTTAGATAGTACAATTAGCAGGTTATTACCCTCCTACTTCAGTAAGATTTTGATGATTGTAATATCTGACTTATTGCTCAACAGCAAATGTACTTAATGATAGATTGTGTTTGCTCAATTCTCCAGATAATTATTCCTTAGTTAAAAAATTTCCTGATTTGCGTAATCTTGTCAGTAAACAAAGGAAAATTGCATTACTTCATCAATCGCCTTCGCAGCCAAATCTTGACATTTAAAATTAGCATTTTTCTAGATAATAATTGGCTATAATGCTTGTGGTGTAAGAATTTTAACTTTTAACCTTTAACCTGACAAAGCTCAAAACTGCTTTATGTTTTTTTTACAGACCATTGTATTTTTTGTGTGTTAATCTAACACCATACTGACACTTTATATTTTCTTTAAAGAAAATTGTGAGTTTTTACATGTTAGCTTTATATTAGTTATTGGAAATTACTGAGAAACAAGTTATATTTACTTCTACTTAAGTAAAGTACTGATTAGTAATGTTAATATGGGAGTAATGCAATGTTTGCATTCGCTTAGGCAAGTAGTGGTTCCACCCAGGGTCATAGATCATCA is a genomic window of Fortiea contorta PCC 7126 containing:
- a CDS encoding ROK family protein; translated protein: MLDSQVIGIDLGGTAIKLGRFNRDGICLQSLSVATPQPATPEAVLAVMVDAIAQIDSQDQTVAIGVGTPGPADAAGRIAKIAINLPGWVDVPLADWLEVKIGKPTVVANDANCAGLGETWLGAGRHFRNLILLTLGTGVGGAIIIDGKLFVGHQGAAGELGLITCNPNGPKCNSGNQGSLEQYTSVTAIRRLTGKDPAQLGALAQAGDAEALTFWREYGKSLGIGLVSLIYVLTPEAIIIGGGVSASFGFFFPTLKAEIEQRVTPMSRLGLQVLPAELGNSAGMLGAAKLALSIPNSAYSF
- a CDS encoding CTP synthase, with translation MTKFVFVTGGVVSSIGKGIVAASLGRLLKSRDYSVSILKLDPYINVDPGTMSPFQHGEVFVTQDGAETDLDLGHYERFTDTSMSRLNSVTTGAIYQSVINKERRGDYNGGTVQVIPHITNEIKDRILRIAEDISPDVVITEIGGTVGDIESLPFLEAIRQFRKEVGRQNVLYTHVTLLPWIASAGEMKTKPTQHSVKELRSIGIQPDILVCRCDRPLPPGLKQKLSEFCDVAEECVITSQDAKSIYEVPLMLEREGMAEQVLNLLHMEQRHPNLVQWQTMVQKLRSPKYTVEIAIVGKYVRLGDAYISVVEALHHAAISTHGQLRLRWVNSETLETESAEHHLDGVDGVVVPGGFGIRGVDGKIAAIKYARDRQIPFLGLCLGMQCSVIEWARNIEGLTDANSAEFDPRTTAPVINLLPEQQDVVDLGGTMRLGIYPCRILPNTLASKLYQDEVIYERHRHRYEFNNAYRQLLLESGYLISGTSPDGRLVEIVELPKHPFFLACQFHPEFQSRPSNPHPLFRGFMEAAISRSIPPLVQQH
- a CDS encoding N-acetylmuramoyl-L-alanine amidase, translating into MKRLLGLVILSCSVTSSVALAQSPLTVVFPRKNHQTSSEKIFLLGTAPPDGQVFINGKPITRSKAGHFAPSFPLQLGENLFTIRHRDQELQIQVTRLTTQPQLPEGLAFAKDSLTPSADIARLPGELICFSAIAPSRADVSVNLANQTVALSSQPSQAQLPHNLAALTGRNQPANQSTAVKYEGCTIIQQSDSLIYSNNIFSSPAIANSGQNIDLGTPKFQLTLDGKTITQSGTGKIQILSTAKLPVVEVSADSGVARTGPSTDYSRLTPLPKGTRAAVTAKEGDWLRLDFGAWINSQETKTLPGAVSPRTIIRSVVYRQVSGATEVIFPLQVSVPVKVHQGDKFFALTLYNTTAQTDIIRTNDDPIISRLDWQQVSPGQVQYTFNLKKSQQWGYKLRYEGTSLILTLRHPPVVQKIKNQPLLGMKIVLDPGHGGKESGASGPTGYLEKDLNLVVSKLLRDELVKRGATVVMTRLDDRDVSLVERQAIISQAEPAIAVSIHYNSLPDDGDAQNTQGFSTFWYHPQAHSLSVFLHNYIVKNLKRPSYGVLWDNLALTRPNIAPSVLLELGFMSNPEEFTWATNPQAQQKMAQAIAEGITEWWQNVR